The Falco naumanni isolate bFalNau1 chromosome 1, bFalNau1.pat, whole genome shotgun sequence genome window below encodes:
- the FGB gene encoding fibrinogen beta chain codes for MKLLLLFLLCVSSVKSQQGSADYDDEDDNPQLGVRGHRPLDKRREAAPTLRPVAPPISGTGYQPRPQKRVKPGDKKERIIYPDAGGCKHPLDELGVLCPTGCELQTTLVKQEKNVKSVVRDLKDKVSKLSDTSTTFYEYVTALDDKLVKTQKQRKDNDDILSQYNTEVELHYSYIKDNLDNNIPSSLRVLRAVVDSLHKKIQKLENAIATQVDYCRSPCVVSCNIPVVSGKECEDIFRKGGEVSEMYIIQPGPFVKPYRVYCDMQTDKGGWTLIQNRQDGSVNFGRVWDEYKKGFGNVAKSGGKNYCDTPGEYWLGNDKISQLTKIGPTEVLIEMEDWNGDKVSAHYGGFTIQNEGNKYQLSVSNYKGTAGNALMEGASQVHGENRTMTIHNGMFFSTYDRDNDGWLTADPRKQCSKEDGGGWWYNRCHSANPNGRYYWGGTYSWDMSKHGTDDGVVWMNWKGSWYSMKKMSMKIRPYFPD; via the exons ATGAAACTGctcctgctgttcctgctctgtgtTTCCTCCGTTAAATCCCAACAAGGATCTGCTGACTATGATGATGAG GATGACAACCCTCAGCTCGGGGTTCGAGGACACCGACCCCTGGACAAAAGACGGGAAGCAGCCCCCACACTGCGGCCCGTGGCACCTCCCATCAGCGGGACTGGGTACCAGCCCCGGCCCCAAAAGCGGGTGAAGCCAGGGGACAAGAAAGAACGTATCATCTACCCCGACGCTGGTGGCTGCAAGCATCCTCTGGACGAGCTG ggagTGCTGTGTCCAACTGGATGTGAGCTGCAAACTACACTggtaaagcaggaaaaaaatgtgaaatcagTTGTTCGTGACCTAAAGGACAAAGTGAGCAAACTGTCTGATACCTCTACAACTTTCTATGAATATGTGACAGCTCTAGATGATAAACTGGTAAAGacacaaaaacaaagaaaag aCAATGATGATATACTTTCTCAGTACAACACAGAAGTGGAATTGCATTATAGTTACATAAAGGATAATCTGGACAATAACATCCCATCTAGCCTCAGGGTCCTTCGTGCAGTTGTGGATTCTTTACACAAAAAGAtacaaaaactggaaaatgccATTGCAACCCAGGTGGACTACTGCCGTTCCCCATGTGTTGTTTCCTGTAATATTCCAGTGGTTTCAGGCAAAG AATGTGAGGATATTTTCAGAAAGGGAGGTGAAGTATCCGAAATGTACATCATCCAGCCAGGTCCTTTTGTCAAACCATACAGAGTGTACTGTGACATGCAAACAGATAAAGGAG GCTGGACTTTGATTCAGAACCGCCAGGACGGCAGTGTTAATTTTGGAAGAGTATGGGATGAATATAAAAAAGGATTTGGAAATGTTGCGAAGAGTGGAGGGAAGAACTACTGTGATACACCAG GTGAATATTGGCTTGGAAATGACAAGATCAGCCAGCTTACCAAAATAGGTCCCACTGAAGTTTTAATTGAAATGGAGGACTGGAATGGTGATAAAGTGTCAGCTCATTACGGAGGTTTCACCATACAGAATGAAGGAAACAAGTATCAGCTTTCAGTTAGTAACTACAAAGGCACTGCAGGCAATGCACTAATGGAAGGAGCTTCTCAGGTGCATGGAGAAAACAGGACAATGACAATTCACAATGGCATGTTCTTCAGTACTTATGACAGAGACAATGATGGATG GTTAACTGCAGATCCAAGAAAACAGTGTTCTAAAGAAGATGGTGGTGGATGGTGGTACAACCGCTGCCACTCAGCCAACCCCAACGGCAGATATTATTGGGGAGGGACCTACAGCTGGGATATGTCAAAACATGGTACAGATGATGGTGTTGTGTGGATGAACTGGAAAGGGTCATGGTATTCAATGAAGAAGATGAGCATGAAAATCAGGCCATACTTTCCAGATTAA
- the FGA gene encoding fibrinogen alpha chain produces MISMRILCVLLCLHLPWAQGGETDFEKEGAGVRGPRIVEHMTQSTCQYEKNWPICADDDWGTKCPSGCRMQGLIDETDQDYSHRIDKIKRLLAESQNNYKKSNRVIVETINVLKPNLDSAQQIDENYGHVSGELRRRIVTLKQRVVTQVNRIKALQNSIQEQVIEMKRLEVDIDIKIRACKGTCAKSFGYQVDKESYDNIQKQLTQANSIDLHPELQTTTLSTLKMRPLKDSNVPEHFKHKPLPEMQALNIINNIKQMQVVLERPETDTTPPRGDSLYHVAESRGDGPAYTSKLVIPAHGRETLSLGDKTSSTVRRCTKTTTTKYVSGPDGPREEVVEKVVSSDGSDCSHFPGTGTVGGTGDSHKLERLFPELESFFTPDSPSTASRHVGGSSSITTSSHLTGTGTSHSSTGVSSHSGTYGGKGKFTDLGEDEEDDFGGLHLQPSGFPSGSASHSKTVVTSASSSFNKGGSTFETKSLKTREITEQLGGVQHDQSAEDTPDFQARSFRPSGSKRRTASAGKDCDDIRQKHTFGAKSGIFKIKPAGSNKVLSVYCDQETTLGGWLLIQQRMDGSVNFNRTWQDYKRGFGSVDGRGRGEFWLGNENIHLLTQNNTLLRVELEDWDGKAAYAEYIVQVGSEAEGYTLAVSSYEGTAGDALIAGWLEEGTEYTSHAQMQFSTFDRDQDRWEESCAEMYGGGWWYNSCQAANLNGIYYLGGHYDPRYNVPYEIENGVVWLPFRASDYSLKNVRMKIRPVERQAFN; encoded by the exons GCACAAGGTGGAGAGACTGACTTTGAAAAGGAGGGTGCAGGAGTGCGTGGTCCCAGGATTGTGGAGCACATGACCCAGTCCACGTGCCAGTATGAGAAGAACTGGCCCATCTGTGCAGATGATGACTGG GGTACCAAATGTCCTTCAGGCTGCAGGATGCAAGGACTAATTGATGAAACAGACCAGGATTATAGTCACAGAATAGACAAAATCAAGAGGCTGCTAGCAGAAAGTCAAAACAACTACAAAAAATCCAATCGGGTAATTGTGGAAACCATAAATGTACTAAAACCAAACCTGGACAGTGCTCAGC agatTGATGAGAATTACGGTCACGTGTCAGGAGAACTGAGGCGGAGAATTGTGACATTAAAGCAGAGAGTTGTCACTCAAGTAAACAGAATCaaagctctgcagaacagcatCCAGGAACAGGTGATAGAGATGAAGCGCTTGGAG GTGGACATTGATATTAAGATACGAGCTTGCAAAGGAACCTGTGCTAAAAGTTTTGGTTACCAGGTGGACAAGGAAAGCTATGACAACATCCAGAAGCAGCTTACCCAAGCCAACTCCATCGACTTGCACCCAGAGCTTCAAACCACCACCTTAAGCACACTGAAAATGAGGCCACTTAAGGACTCAAATGTTCCTGAGCATTTTAAGCATAAGCCTCTGCCAGAAATGCAAGCTCTGAACATAATTAATAACATCAAGCAGATGCAGGTGGTATTAGAAAGACCAGAAACAGACACAACCCCTCCCCGAGGTGACAGCTTGTATCACGTGGCAGAATCGAGGGGGGATGGACCTGCATACACCAGCAAATTAGTTATTCCTGCTCATGGGAGAGAAACCCTTAGTCTGGGAGACAAAACCTCCTCCACTGTCCGTAGATGCACCAAAACTACCACCACAAAATATGTCAGTGGCCCTGATGGCCCTAGGGAAGAAGTAGTTGAAAAGGTGGTTTCTTCTGATGGCTCAGACTGCTCCCATTTCCCAGGAACAGGAACTGTTGGTGGGACAGGTGACTCACACAAGCTAGAGAGGTTATTCCCTGAGCTAGAGTCGTTTTTTACCCCTGACTCTCCATCCACTGCTAGTAGGCACGTTGGTGGATCTAGCAGCATTACAACTAGCAGCCACTTAACTGGCACAGGCACTAGCCACTCAAGTACTGGGGTATCCAGTCATTCAGGGACTTATGGGGGGAAAGGCAAATTTACAGACTTAGGAGAGGATGAAGAAGATGACTTTGGAGGACTTCACCTTCAGCCATCTGGATTCCCATCTGGCAGTGCAAGTCACTCCAAGACCGTAGTGACCAGCGCCTCTTCTAGTTTCAACAAGGGAGGCTCCACTTTCGAAACCAAATCACTAAAGACCCGTGAAATAACTGAGCAGCTAGGTGGGGTGCAACATGATCAGAGTGCAGAGGACACCCCAGACTTTCAGGCACGCAGCTTCCGACCGTCAGGATCGAAGCGAAGGACAGCCAGTGCTGGGAAAG actgtGATGATATCCGCCAGAAACACACTTTTGGTGCCAAAAGTGGCATTTTCAAAATCAAGCCAGCGGGATCCAATAAGGTTTTGTCAGTTTATTGCGACCAAGAAACCACTTTGGGAGGATGGCTATTGATCCAACAGAGAATGGATGGATCAGTGAATTTTAACCGGACCTGGCAAGACTACAAGAGAGGTTTCGGCAGCGTGGATGGCAGAGGGCGAGGAGAGTTCTGGCTGGGCAATGAAAACATACACTTGTTGACTCAGAACAACACTCTTCTTCGGGTAGAGTTAGAGGACTGGGATGGAAAAGCTGCGTATGCGGAGTATATCGTACAGGTAGGGTCTGAAGCAGAAGGGTACACCCTTGCCGTGTCCTCCTATGAGGGAACCGCCGGGGATGCTCTGATCGCCGGCTGGCTGGAGGAGGGCACCGAATACACATCCCATGCCCAGATGCAGTTCAGCACCTTCGACCGCGACCAGGACCGCTGGGAGGAGAGCTGTGCAGAGATGTACGGGGGTGGCTGGTGGTACAACAGCTGCCAGGCGGCCAACCTCAATGGCATTTACTATTTGGGGGGCCACTATGACCCCAGGTACAACGTTCCTTATGAGATTGAAAATGGCGTGGTCTGGCTGCCATTTAGAGCCTCTGACTATTCCCTTAAAAATGTTAGAATGAAAATCAGACCCGTAGAAAGGCAGGCTTTTAATTAA